The Rosa rugosa chromosome 3, drRosRugo1.1, whole genome shotgun sequence sequence ATCTTCCATAGGTAATAGGTTCAACAGCTTACAGAGAAgagttgttttgtttcttgctcAAGTCTCTCTGCAACTATGCATGTGGATGCGGCGGGTTCGGAGTTTCGGGCATCTTAAATTTGCAAGGGCTGTTAAACGTTTCTAtattgtttttcattttgttcATTGCTCCTGCGACACCGGCGGCTTCGagtttgttttaggttttggtCATTACTCGGATCACTTAGATTGTTTAGGACTTGTACTCTGGTGCATCGACCTGTACTTTGCTTCTTGTTTAAAACTGGATAACTTGTAACCTCGTAAATGTAAACACGAAGCTTGACCTCTAATCTCTGGAAATTAAAAATCAGTTTGCAACTTATCCAATGTATTGACCTCTAATTAGCATTTATCAATCTTTCCACTCACTCAAAACAGTAAGTTAATGACAATAACGTTACAATGAATACAATTTTACCAAATAAATGTCAATAAAAATTTAGCAACTATTTCGATTGATCAAATATTGATTATGCTCCTATTTTTAGCTCTCCCCGCGTAAAAATAAAGTCCATATTCAATTTCATCACCTCTCTTTAGTAAGTAATCCACATTTCCTTTGATTCAGATTTTTGTGTAGTTTTCTAGTAGTATCTAAAATTTTAACAGAGAAAAATAAGAGATTATGATTGAAAAATATCTACTTGGGTAACTATAACTAATGCTAAAATCAAATGAACCATAAATTCATTTGAAATTTCGAACTCTATGGCAATATCTTGTGTGTTTCAATTCAAGGATCAAATGACACCATAGCAATCTTGGTGCTGGTTAATCCAAATTGTATTTTCTCATCCAATATTTtaagaattttattttatttttatttttgtttggtgAATTTGAACATTATTATGGTACAACGTACAATATCTATCACCCTGACAGCAACATAAATCTACTTGCAATCACCAAAATCACTGCCTTAAAAAATGCTGCGAAAACAGCAGACAGTGACCATGTAATTATCTCGAAAAACCAAGGCCATTTCCCAAATCTCGTTTCTATAAGACCCGCCACCCTCCCAAAAGCTCAGACCCTCAAAATTTCCACTCACTCATCTACAGCAAACCAAAACAAACCTCTCACCGAAACGCAGAGCACACCGTCGTTTTACACCGAAAAAAAATGTCAACCGGAGCCACAAAATGCAGCAAGATCCGCCACATTGTGAAGCTCCGCCAGTTGCTGCGGCGGTGGCGCAGCAAGGCCCGCATGTCGTCTGCTAGCCGCACACCGTCGGATGTCCCAGAGGGACACGTGGCGATCTGCGTCGGCCCCTACTGCACCAGATACGTCATGCCCGCGTCGTACCTGAACCACCCCGTGTTCAAGAAGCTCCTCGTACAAGCCGAGGAGGAGTACGGCTTCACTAACCAAGGCCCGCTGGCCATCCCATGCGACGAGTCACTCTTTGAAGAGGTGGTCCGGTACATTTCCCGATCGGAGTCCGGCGGGTCGGCCCGGTACTGCCACGTGGATGTCCGGAATAACTTCGATTTCTTGGCCGATTCCCGACCGTTGCTTCGTGGCTTTTCCGAGAAAACAATCTGGTAAAAAAGAACCAGCTGCTTTCGTAGTTGGTCTGTTCTTTGGTTTCTGAAACAAATAAAGATTGTACAAACGCTGCATCGTCTCTGACCCGGGTGGTGACTCAGTCCGAGTTAACCCAGTTAGGTTGGGTTATGGGGAGGTTTTGCTTGCTGcaaaaaattttatttttattttttattcgaAATATTGGGGCATTTGGCGTAGTGAGTTACTGAGCGAGTGACCGAGTTCAAACTCCGAAGAACGCTATGGAGATGGCAAAAAAGGGTGGGGATTTATATACACCGAGTCGTCCCGGGTTCGAATCGGAATTGAGGCGAGGCAGAGTTTGTGATTTTTGATCGAAGACGAAGATCAAAGCTATTATGACTCTATGAGGAACAGAGAGTCGATGATTAGGGGGCTCTTTTCTTTTAAACTATTGTAAATTCTGTGATTTATTGattgattaatgaaaaaatTGTAGAGGGTTCCAGCATGATCGTACTCCATTATGGATATTATACCTGGTTTGACAACTAATGTCTACAACATTTTCGTGCAACTTTAAATTGTTATATGCATTTGAAGTTTTCAATCATGGCAGCGGTTGTGGAAGTTATAATGGCACCAGCGATGCAGCTGCAGTGCATGAGCTCCTCTAGCTAGCTgctctgtttttggttttgtctTTTTAACCTATAATAGGATTCGAAATCTTTTACAACTAAAATTACGGATTCGATTTTCTGGCAGATTTAGATTATGCAGTTATATTCTACATAACATGGTTAGCATCGTAAGATTGAAATTTTAGATTCAAGACTGATTAGTTCATTGTGCTAATCTACGAAACTTCAATATTCTAAACATCTATAAAACGTTTGGATCAATATTTAAAAGAGTATGTGCTTGTAAAATCATTAAAGAAAACGAGTAAATTGAATCAAATTATTTTGGGAAGATTTATTACCATTGCAGGTTAGATTCATGATTAAACTATCCATTGCACCATTGAACATCTCTCAATTTTGTATAAAACTGGTTTGATGGTCCAAGCAGAAGGAAGAACTATAAAACCCATTTACTTGTTATAGGTACCTTGGAATAATATTCCATTGTTGAACAAGTCCTAGTTACAAATATGAGCCAATAGTTTCACCCTGTTTATGCACATAGGCTGTTTAGAGAAAAGTTTGCAAGATATTAAAGGCTAACTCTATAACCTTAATAGTAGAAACCTAGAGATCATGGTTGTAGATTCAAACTCTATGTAATAATAGACCAAATTATGCACGATTTTATATTAATTTTCTATCACTGCATCGAGCTAGTTAACTAGTAAAAAGTATAAAACTAGTGTGATTTTAAATATCTAAAATctcattatttattttttttggttggtcAAGCTTCTCATCAAATGGCCAtggtttttctttattattCCAATTTCCAATTCCAAACGTGCGTGGTCAAAGTTAGTCTTTCAGTTTTGAAGAGGTTGAATATTAGTTCAAAGCTCCAAGTTCCAACTCATAGAGATAGCAAGTCAATAGTTGACATGCACGTTTGATGACTTAGACATGCATAATTGAAGCTGCATAAGCGACCATGAAGACGAGCCACATCCCACAACTTCCTGAGAGAAAGTGGAGCACATTGAAATAGTCATATTATATAATGGATGGATGAATGTACAGTGCCGTGCCACAGCGTACAGTCTGAATCTGGGATCGGAAAATGACGTCCGTGATAATATCAAGTACGAAAAGAACACAACAGATCACTTCAACAGAGAACAAAACCATGTGAAAAACTTGACTTAGTTGGAAAATGGGTGTCGTAATCAATTAATCATGTAACGTGTTATCTCAATTCTCAACATTTTCTGTGATAGTCTATATGTCTAATGTTGGAAAACAATTTGAACTTGTCATTATCTAAATGTATTGAGATAATAGTTTTGATTTAATGTGAAACTAATTTACATAAATACATATCTAGGACTCTATCCTGTTATCAAATTGAAGTCTATGTCTCTCAATTTGAAGTAGCTTCTGGAGTTCGTGGCTTCTAGAATTGCTATGCAGACAAGGGACGTCTGTGGTGTTAAAGTGCAGCTGGGTTTTGTCAAGTCGTTGTTGGGAACATCTTTGTTACTGAAGCTACAGAGAGATGGCTGGACAATATGTTGAACCTCAGAACAATGATAATCCTCATGTCCAACTATGAAACTTATATCCTTCGGTTATGCCTATTATCCTTTGTGTTCTTACGTGATTCAGATTTTGTGTTCTTGCGTGATTCAGATTTGAATATTTGATGTATTGCTTTTGTTTCATTACATCTTTTGGTCCTACATCTAAGTCCTACCACCTTCAACATTCAGTTCCAAAACCACACAGAGATTCGAAAGGGATGGTTCGAATATATCGTAGTCATGACACATGAACTGAAAGCAAAACCAGTGGGTAATTATTCAAAGTAAAATAGGAAGTGGAAGTCAATTCAGTGTTGGGGCTTGATAAAAGAAGCTTGAAGGTTGAACTTTGAGTTTCAACTTTCATTCCGTTGTGGTGCATGGATGGAAATCAGAAATGACTAGTGTTGTAGGAGGGTATAGTGTCTGTCAAATCAGTTTGATTCGGTTTGGTATAGGATGAGATTAGGCTGGTGGATCTTGATCGATCGCTTTCTAAAATATATGGACGGTTTAATAAGGTTAGGGGGTGGGTATCTCGGATTCTTTAGGTCAGTCTCCTTCTTCCActtcaaaaagaaaaggaaaaggataGAGCAAGAGACTCCACTTACTTTGGGACAGTGGCCGGTGATGTTCTGCGAGATTTTATATATGAAAATGGCTAACGAATTCGAGGAATTTCTTGCATAGGTATTCAATTAGTTCGGACCTATTTAATCTTGAACGGGGACCAAAACTAACCAAGTTCTATTAAAGAGGCTCACACTTCCTTTGTCGAAGTAACTGCAAATGGTTTTGATTCAAGATATTTCCTCATAACGTACTAACTTGGTGAAATCTCATACTTTGCATATCCGAAAAGGTATACGTAGGCTTAGGGTACGTATGGGTACTTCTCAACCAGTCCTGGGCCTAAGTAGGAACAACATAAGTTGAAGCCATCTACCCAGCCCTGTTGTATCATTGTATGGATCAGTTCTGTTAATTTCATGAATGGCCTGATATCTTGGGCCGTAAATATTGACCCAAAACGAATCTTGATTAGCCTAGCAGGAGAGAAATACAGTAATATCGTGGTCCAGCTGCCAAACTGTGTCACAAGGAGTCAACAAGTGCATGGGGACATCCAGGATGCATAGGCCCAAATCCAAAGAGTTAGAGCAAAACAAGCTATGACATCAGCGACAAAATTCTTCAGGAGATATATCTAACAATCTTTGATCATTGTGTAGTAATGCTCGGCATCCTTAAGTTAAAGATTAAATTAACACATCAAATTCAAATATGTCTTTTGGTCTCAAAACAATGTTTATCTGTAAACCTGGAAATGTGAAGAGTTATTTCTTAGTTTATAATGAGTAAAACCACGAGTAATTTGGCTTCTCAGGTATCTGAAGTGAGGGAACTGCCGGAAACGAGTGAGGGATCCGTTAATGCTTCTGCGTAATATTACCTAAATTTGTAGCAAgaaaattcttgagaaaaaggaTGCAGTCAAGAAAGATCATCAAAATGAAGACCTGTGGTTTGGACCTCCAAGGCTCTAACATTAATTTGGGCCTTTGCGGCTGAATTTCTTTTGGGCCTTGAGTTTGTGCACTTACTCTAAAATCGGGACTTTGTTTGCAAAGCTTAGATGTGTGTTCTTGCTTAGAGTAGGAGCCTAGGATGTAGAAGGCTCTAAATGAGACAAACAAAATGATGCACAATACGGATGACACATTAATCGCTTTGCCGGTTGTTGGACACCTACAATATCTATAAGTTGCTTCTTCTGGCTTAATGCAGATCCTACTACCATGGCAAACCAAATAATGCTCGCTTCTTGACCAGGCATACGTATATCAATAATACACCCTTGCCTAATCTACCTGTCAGCGTTTATGATTTATCACGACCATATGGACTAGAGCGGAGTGTTTTATAGTACTCCGAAATCGAGAGCCGTCAGTTTAGTTGATTGTGTAGAGTATATCGCAAATAGTGACTAATCTAAAGTACCATTCATGCACTAAAATTAGTTCCACACCTTGGGTTGATCCAAGAAAACCAGAAACCATATTTTACTGAAACTTAACGCTGAAAAACTAGAACCGTCTTCATGTGAGGCAGTTCTCTAGTGGGACGCATGTGAACCCAGAAACGTGCAATTATAGAACCCCAGACTGCAAGTCAGGCCGTATCAGCTCAAAGCCTGAGGAGGAGGGATCGAGAAGGTGACAAAACATTGTGAATGGAGACGAGGTTAGATCCTCTTTTTTTCGATCCTAGCTAGATGGACCGCACTTTGTTTTCATGCCTTAAATGATTACTGTTTTGGATTTTAATTAcctgtttttaactttttatcttcTTATCGTCAACTTATACGTGGTAGCAgttgcacagagagagagagagagagagtctctcTGAGAGAGAATACGTAGAAACAAGGATGGCAGTTCTAACTTTTGTGTGTCACTGTGTATGTAAAAGGAAATTTAACGAACTGTGAGAATTTACAGTCATGGATGACGTAAATGGGGGCTGCCTGTAAAAGGAACAAAGTGCGTGATGATGATAGCTTCATTCCCAGGACACCATCAACAACCAACGTTGccagaaaaggaaaaagcatGATGAAACTGGTACTGTAATAATGTGTAACATACTTTTCTGGATTTTCACTTTGCtctttgttgtttttctttccttttttttttttcttggttaatttgtttttaggtttAGGATGCATGTATGGACTTGTACTAGAGTTCAAGATTAGTCTGATGGATTACCgaaagaaaaagtgaaaagGAGACAGTTTGGTTCTGAATCTGTGATCACTAACATGTAATTATGACTAAGATCGacctattattatttttattgaaAACGATAAGCACTCTTAGAGCAAAAGTACTTCGTTAATTATGATTCTAATGAACACCCATCCAGCACAAAATGCCAAACTCACGTTCTTTACTCATGAAACTACAACTAAGAGGTAAAATTATGTTTATTACACCACTGAAATATATATGGAGGTATCCGTTGAACCGACAATGGATTGATGTGAATTTGGCCTATATTAATGACGGTATAAGTACCATTATGAGAATTTGtctttaattttgttttaggTCCTGGAATTTAAAGATAAACGTCATCACCACCGCTGCTGTTACCACCACCATAATCAGACCTATATATCTAGTTTGTGTGCCAAAGCCCTAACCAAAAAGCCGGAAAGAAAACTAGAATTTACCCTTCACTCTTTTGGATAACTAGAATTTACCCTTCATTCTTTTGGATAGAAGAATGAAGGGTAAATTTCGGTTTTCTCATTATTCTATCCAAAAGAATGAAGGGTAACTGTTTGGGACCCCTTGGAATAAATCTAACATAGAGATGGAATACTTTAGGTACACTTGTGACTTGGGTAACGAACAAACTATAGAATGAAACGACGTTACATCAGTACGTAGTAACAGGAAGACAGTAATGTCATCACGGGGCCCCAAGCCTGCATTCAGTTCGTTTCATTTCGTCTCGTTTTATTTATGTCAAAATCCAAACCCTACGATATTCTCACCTCGACCTGTAATCTTAAGGCAAGAAATTACAACACCCCTCAATATAATTTTAGTAGAGACTCACGCACTCCTACGGTACTGATAATTAAGATCATTTTTCAACCTGGAGATAGAACGCAACAAGATACTTCATGATTTAGCTAAGTTGAAGATATATCAATATATTAGACTCTATTATATAGAGTATAGAGAAAGGGCATGACAAACTCACTCAATTGTAACTTCTATTCACATCAATtaataacatagaaaacaacctACCTTCTTTCTTCTCCTACATTTAACCTGTTAAATAGAAACATAGGAGCTAATATATTATGCTTACTTCATTCCACTCTAGAACGCACGATCAGCTAGTACCATCTGTAATATAATATCAAtcacttttctttttccttcgaAGCAAATCGAATGAGACTACTCTTGTTCTTAATCTTCTATTCACGCTAGCTAGTTCTAGCTAGCTAGGTGCAAATCATGCTAGAAAAAAACAATAAGGATTATGATATTTGTTTTCCAAGTGAATGATGGTGTTGATaatgataatgatgatgatcTCTAATTCTCTATGGGCAaaagcaaaagagaaagaaCAAAAGTATGAGAGAGGAAGGTGACTTGGAGAAGTACCAAAGGCAAAAATCGAATCCaaggaaagaaaaaactgtattaCTTTTTGTTTGGAAATTAAATTGATCCAAAAGTTATGGGTATTGGAAGAGGTGGACTAAAGCTGTCTTGTGTAAGGGTATGGGGTCCTTGGAATTAAAATGCCTATAGTTTTTTTGATTTGCatctatatataattcatacaaAAGTGACTCCTAACCCATTCACAAAATTCTTTCGTACGAACAAAGCAAAGCTAGATATCTAAGTTGTAAAAAATTCCAGAAAACATGAAGCAACACATGATGCTAGATGACTGTATTACTTCATGGCATCTCCACTCTATCAAGTCTCCATGTTAGCAATCATTCTCACCGCCTCAAGGACCACCATGCCTggataataaataaaaatatactgTTCTCGTCtattttttttaccaatttaggAGACGTAAATACAAATTAATACAAGATTTTAAATACTTTCTAAATAACTTAAATGTATATAAACCTAAATTTATCACTATTTGACTGATACTTGATATATCAAAAAAACTATATATCTCGATCGATATTCTGATCAGGATTTGATATTTTAATCGATGCTATGAATATAAGTTATTGATATAAATCTTGAGAGAGGATTAAGTAGAGTTTTGTATTGGTATACGTATGTATTATCCAAAAAAAAGTAATGGTATACGTATGTGTGTGCAGTGCTTGCGTAGGCGCGCGCGGTGCATGTGCGTTGCCAACTTAAAAGAAGCGCAAATGAGATGTTCCCCATATTGTAATGTCtggctcctcttcctcctccgttTACACgtctttttacgttttatatgTGACTTGTATATATTTAATATTGGACGCAACTATTTGTTCATGCTTGTGCCATGTAAACCAATATACAATCAACCACTTCTCGCTTAGAACTACCAACACCCACTAgcttattttcctttcttcttatttttctttatcCTTGTTGCATTCGAGATTGGAGTATTCGAAAATCGAAATCAAGGCACCTCCAATATATATGACTAATTATAGAAAATAATGAGTGTTTAAGAAGGGGGAGATTCAATTCTTCGGATATGACAAATATTCTTACTGATCGGTAAAAGATTTTAGTAGAGTTATATTGTCACTACCGATTATAATACAAAGTTATAAAACTTTATATCTAACAAGATAAAAATATCcttatttttctttatattaCACGCATGACAATATACCGTTGAGCGGTCTAATCATTTCTAATCCATAATCTCCGCTATACCACACCAATTTTTCGTTGAAGTCTGGCTTTAGGATTTCATATGAGAAAACCCTACATCTATACTCTAAACGAACCAAATCTCGGGATGCAGTTTGACGCGTACTCTCTTACGCATTATGTACCCCGTAATATGTATTTACAAATTGTTGAATTGAACTATTAAATAATGTATGGCAGATGATATCAGAATATAATCCATTGTCATGATCCAGGCAAATCACAATCGCACGAAAATTTCTAAATCAGAAGCAAGGGAGTATTATATTCGGGGGTGATGCTATCATTGTAGCTGGcaaattggaattggaatggaATTTCACAATCCAGTATAGTTGGCACTTGGCATCGAGGAAGCATCTCCCTCTTTCTCTCATCCACTTTATCTTCTTGCAAAGCCATCACGAGCATAATGTCTTGTTGTCTTGTACTCTTGTATTGTACAATGCATACATGCTACTACACACTCCAAAAACAAACAGATCGAACGGATTGGATTAGCATAATAATAATATCGTAAACATTTGATCACTTGCTAAAACGACAGCTAAACCACTACTACAACACTATTTATACCATCACTTGCGTCAaggccctatttttttttttttttttcatttatggATGTTTAACTGTTGGGGCATCAATTAGTTAATAGTCAATACCATGCAAGAGAAGAAGTGTCATTATCTGTATTGATAAAATGCATTATCATAGCCAGTTTGATTAATACATGGGTTACTTTCACACTGACATTTTTGACTGATGTTAATGTTTTATGATAGTTCCCCAATGTACTTACCAACTTCCACTTCCATTGGTAGAAAGAGTTTATATATGTGTCCTTGCTTTCAATCGAGAAATAGAATTGACTAATCGATTTTAAGGCAAAACATTGAGAAACTCAATACCCACTATCCTAATGCAATAACTTTGTGATTTTGAACCACCAACAAACCAAAACATAAAGAGCAACTATACAAGTGCTAGTTAAACTATCAATATGTAATGGTTGTTGGAATATACGGGAAAAAAATGTCGATTATTAGCAATTAACAAAACCTCAAAGCATTCAATTCAATCAAGTCAAGAAAATAATTTAACAAATTATCACCGACTAAATTCACATCAAATGCATTGAACTATTACGAATGTTTAGTTCAATTCATTGAAATTGAAACTAACTAGCATTCGGGTTAGTAGTAAGACATGTTTCTCaaagaaaatgttcttcaaCTATatctgaccaaaaaaaaaaaaactatatcaaGTTTGATTTTAGtttgaataaaagaaaattttcaattGAAACAGTAAAAGGGGCATGTTCATTCGACTTGACTTTAGCATCCTAAATTTGTACGCATGCATAAAATAAGCAGGTTCAAATTAACGACGACAATATGAAATCTAAAGGGAGACACGAAGTGAGGAGATAGGAAATAAAATAAGTCAAGAAATTAGCAGACCCATAATTCAGTAGTTTTGTCAATGAGTTGAGGacagaagaaaggaaaatgtgGGTCGGATTGTTGACAAATGAAGAGGCATGACACGACTGTGGATATCACTCATTTTGATTTCTAGTGAATCAAATTAGGCCGTGCTTCATTGATTAAGATTAAGTCTTACAACATATCATGAAAATGTCTCGACTAATTATGACTATGAATCAAGCTGTTTTGTTGATTAGCTGTGGATTTTGGACACGGTTGTTAACTAGTTGATTAATTGATCTAGATACAAAGACTTGGCATCCATGCATGCATGTATCTTACTTAATCCGAAAGATATACTAGCTGTATTATTTTTGATCGAATGCTAGAAAGAATAACATTAATACCCAAATATTATTCTAAATCATGAGTATTTCGCATATCACTTTTAGGATTAAAAGTGGTTAATATCCTAATtagttttaatttgtttaaaTTTTGTGCCTCGGATAACTGGTACTCAAACTTTTTAATAGATGATGGTCAAACTCTTAAAATACACACATCAACTTTGTACCAGAGCTAATCGATCAGCTACACCTCAATTTTCCAGGGGTATTATAAATAAGTTACTGCATATTTGATTATAATGTAAAGATTGGCCATATAGTGAAGTTCCAAACTACAAATTTCATTATTTGGTACACTCCTATGAAAATGTGCAGTCAAAAATTCATTAAGGAACGGAAAGAACTTCGCTGATGAGGGCTGACCACAGCTAATAAAAGCATGACAGctgttcattaaaaaaaaaaaaaaaaaattctggttGAAACCCGAAAACGGAGAAAAGAGATTTCATTCACATCCAAATCTaggacttggcttctctgctataatttGCTTTGCTATAATTTGCTTGAATTTCATCACAGCCGTCAGATATAGTTTCAAAGGCCAGCTGATGCCACATCAAGAAACATTAATAAGTTTTAAGAGCCAGATGATGCACttttttttctagcaaattatagttatagcagagaagccaaacccccccccccccccggcacCATCCAGCTCTTCCCTCCTCAACCCCTGCCCCTACGGTCTTCGACGACCAAGCAGTGGCTGAGGCTCTCCTCCGGGTCAGCACCGCAGCGTAACagtgctcctcctcctccaccgtcGCTCGCGGAGCAGAGGATCGTGCCTCTCCCGGAGAAGGTCAAGAAGAG is a genomic window containing:
- the LOC133739627 gene encoding protein SMALL AUXIN UP-REGULATED RNA 12, which encodes MSTGATKCSKIRHIVKLRQLLRRWRSKARMSSASRTPSDVPEGHVAICVGPYCTRYVMPASYLNHPVFKKLLVQAEEEYGFTNQGPLAIPCDESLFEEVVRYISRSESGGSARYCHVDVRNNFDFLADSRPLLRGFSEKTIW